The nucleotide sequence AGATTAATGGCGCGGAAAAACCCGCTGTTCGCCTCAGTGCTGATCCTATGCGTCTGGCAGCGGCCAGCCTGTCCGGACAGGATCTGTATAATGTTGTTCGCAATACGAATGTCACCCAGCCAACTGGTGTCATCGAAAATGGGGAGGTGCGCCGCGCCATCCTGATCAACGGCCAGATCGATGATGCAGAATCTTATCGGAAGGTCGTGCTGAAGGCAGCCAATGGTGGCTTTCTGCGTCTGGGAGATGTCACCGATATTATAGATGGCGTGGCGAATACGCGGCTTTCCGCCACCAGTAATGGAAAACCTGCGATCCTGCTGCAGATTTCCAAACAATCGGGCGCCAATGTCATCGAGACCGTTGATGGGATAAAAAGAATCCTGCCCCAGCTTCGCTCCTGGCTTCCCGGCGATATCAACATGTCGATCGTGGTTGATCGCACCGGCACGATCCGCGCCAGCGTCGATGATGTACAGTTCACATTACTGATCAGTGTGGCGCTTGTTCTGATGGTCGTGTTTGTGTTCATGCGCCGCCTGATGCCGACCATCGCCGCTGCCGTGACTGTGCCACTTTCCATTTCCGGGACGCTGGGGGCCATGTGGCTGTTGGGCTACTCGCTCGATAATTTCTCGCTGATGGCTATTACCATCGGGGTCGGTTTCGTGGTCGATGATGCCATCGTGATGATCGAGAATATCGTCCGTCACATGGAAATGGGCAAAAGCCGTCTTCGCGCCGCCATCGACGGAGCCTCCCAGATCGGCTTCACCGTCATTTCCATTACCCTGTCCCTGCTGGCAGTGTTCATTCCGATCATCTTCATGCCGGGCATACAGGGGAAGCTGTTCCACGAATTCGTCATGACGCTGAGCGTCAGCATTGTCATTTCCGCCGTGGTATCCCTCACCCTGACCCCCATGCTCATGGGTGTGTTTGGACGACAGGTTCATGCGCTGGATAATCCCCTGCTACGGCGATGGGATGAGCGCGTGGAACACCTGCTGAACGGGATCGAGCGGTTTTACCTTGGAACTCTTGGCTGGGCGCTGAAACATTCCATTCTGATGCTGCTCAGCATGGTGCTGACGATTGCGGTCACCGTCACGCTATACCGCACTATCCCCAAAAGCTTCCTGCCCATTCAGGATACCGGCCTGTTGCAGGGAACCACGATTGCCAGGCCGGATATTTCCTATGCTGCCATGCGCGATTTGCAGCACAGGGCTGAAGCGATTATCCGCGCCGATCCTGCCGTCTTGAATGTGGATGGGCGCGTCGGCGTCTCGAACGGCTTCAACGCGCTCAATCGAGGCATGATGTATATTCAGCTGAAGCCGCTGGAAAAGCGCCATGTTTCGTCAGAACAGGTGATCGCCAGGCTCAGGCCGAAACTCGGCACCATTCTCGGACTGGAGACATTTCTGCACTCCTCACAGGATCTTCGGATGGGTGGCAGAGAGGATTCCGGACAGTTCGAATATGTCCTGCAGGCAGATGATATCAGGGAATTGCGCAGCTGGGCACAGCGTTTACAGAAACGCCTGCAGAGCGTGCCAGAGATTGCGGATGTCTCCTCCGATCAGGATCATGCCGGACCGGAAATTGATATCATGATTGATCGTGATACCGCTTCCCGTCTTGGCACCACTGTCAGCAGGATTGATTCCGCGCTGAACAATGCTTTTTCACAGCGACAGATTTCACGCATCTATACCGATCGTAACCAGTATCAGGTGGTGCTTCAGGCGCTGCCCTCGCTCCAGAGCAGCCCGGCTGGGCTGAACACGTTGTATGTTCCTGCCACCAACGTCAACGGCACCGCGGCCCCCGCCACAGCCAGCCGCGCCACGCTTCAGAACGCGACGGGACAGGTTACGCTGGGCAGTGCAGTCGGCGGCACACAGATCGGCGGTAATCAGGTGCCGCTGATGGCACTGGCCCATACACAATACACGACCGCCCCCCTCTCCATTGATCATGAGGCCGGTTTTCCCTCAGCATCGCTCAGCTTCAACATCAAGCCTGGCATTCCGGTCAGCACTGCTCAGGACGCCGTTCTGGAAGCTGTGCGTTCGCTCGGGATGCCCGCCAGCATACGCGGAGAGTTCGGCGGTAATCTCGCTCTGTTCAAAAAAGCCGGACAGGCAATGCCTTTTCTGCTGATCGGCGCACTGGCAGCCATCTACATCGTGCTGGGCGTTTTGTATGAAAGCCTCATTCAGCCGCTGACGATCCTCTCCACACTGCCTTCGGCGGGGCTGGGTGCGCTGATCGCACTGCTCCTTGCAGGGGTTGATCTCTCCCTGATCAGCATTATCGGCATCGTGTTACTGATGGGGATCGTCAAGAAAAACGGCATTATGCTGGTAGACTTCGCACTGGAGCAGCAACGGGATGCCGGTCTGGATGCCGCCAGCGCCATCCGCGAAGCCTGTGCCGAACGGTTTCGCCCGATCCTGATGACAACACTCGCAGCCTTGCTCGGCGCAGTGCCGCTGGCATTTTCCTTCGGCACAGGCGCAGAGCTGCGGCAGCCGCTGGGTATTTCGATCATCGGCGGCCTGATAGCCAGTCAGATACTGACGCTCTATACCACACCGATCATCTATCTGGCGCTGGAAAAGCTGGCCAGACGAGGCAAACCACGCCCGGCCATTGATCCTTCCTGAACCTCGTTTCGTTTTAAAAGATTTATGAGCGCTCCTTACGTTGATAGGCAGGACCGCCATCGGCAATGTTCAGGATCGTCGCAATCAGACCAACATGCGAGAAAGCCTGTGGGAAATTACCGACCTGCCGTTTGCGATGGGGGTCGTATTCTTCGGCAAACAATCCGAGATCGCTCTGGATTGCCAACAGGCGTTCAAGCATTCCGGCCGCTTCATCATGCCGCCCCTGCAACACGTAATTATCCGCCAGCCAGAAAGTGCAGACCAGAAAAGCGCCTTCATCGCCTGGCAGGCCATCCGTGCCCTCCTCCGTGCGATAGCGGTACACGAAACCATCCTTGAGCAGAGTCCGCTCTATCGCCGCCACTGTCCCCACCATGCGGGGATCAGTTGCCGGCAAGAATCCGATCAGAGGCAGCACCAGCAGGCTCGCATCCAGCGTATCACCGCCGAAATACTGCACAAAGCTGTTCATCTCCTTGTTAAAGCCCTCGCGGCAGACCGTCTCATGCACTTCATCACGCAGAGCGCGCCAGTGATCGACTGGCCCCTCCAACCCGAAATGCTCGGCATTCAGAACCATCCGATCAAAAGCCAGCCAGACCATCGCCTTGGAGAAGGTGAAATGCTGACGTCCTCCCCGGACCTCCCACAGCCCTTCATCCGGCTCCTGCCATATGGTTTCGAGATATTTGACCAGTGCTTTTTCCAGACTCCAGGAGGAAGCCGGCACTTTCAGCCCTCTCTCCCGTGCCTGGTACAGCGTGTCGATGACTTCCCCATAGACATCAAGCTGCAGCTGCCCGGCAGCCCCATTGCCGATGCGAACCGGAGAGGAATTTTCATACCCGGGCAGCCATGGCACTGACCATTCATCCAGACGGCGTTCACCGGCCAGCCCGTACATGATCTGGATCTGTTCGGCCTTCCCGGCAATGCTACGATGCAACCAGTCGCGCCATTCCTGCGCTTCCTGCC is from Granulibacter bethesdensis and encodes:
- a CDS encoding efflux RND transporter permease subunit; translation: MNVSLPFILRPVATILLSIGILLTGIIAYRFLPVSALPSVDLPAIVVFVNQPGADPETMASSIAAPLERRLGEISGVMELISTNSTGASSIVVIFDIDRSVDSAAQDVQAAINAARADLPSDLPVSPFIRKFNPADAPVMMIALTSDSHTIRELYDLADSMLGQRLAQVNGVSQVQINGAEKPAVRLSADPMRLAAASLSGQDLYNVVRNTNVTQPTGVIENGEVRRAILINGQIDDAESYRKVVLKAANGGFLRLGDVTDIIDGVANTRLSATSNGKPAILLQISKQSGANVIETVDGIKRILPQLRSWLPGDINMSIVVDRTGTIRASVDDVQFTLLISVALVLMVVFVFMRRLMPTIAAAVTVPLSISGTLGAMWLLGYSLDNFSLMAITIGVGFVVDDAIVMIENIVRHMEMGKSRLRAAIDGASQIGFTVISITLSLLAVFIPIIFMPGIQGKLFHEFVMTLSVSIVISAVVSLTLTPMLMGVFGRQVHALDNPLLRRWDERVEHLLNGIERFYLGTLGWALKHSILMLLSMVLTIAVTVTLYRTIPKSFLPIQDTGLLQGTTIARPDISYAAMRDLQHRAEAIIRADPAVLNVDGRVGVSNGFNALNRGMMYIQLKPLEKRHVSSEQVIARLRPKLGTILGLETFLHSSQDLRMGGREDSGQFEYVLQADDIRELRSWAQRLQKRLQSVPEIADVSSDQDHAGPEIDIMIDRDTASRLGTTVSRIDSALNNAFSQRQISRIYTDRNQYQVVLQALPSLQSSPAGLNTLYVPATNVNGTAAPATASRATLQNATGQVTLGSAVGGTQIGGNQVPLMALAHTQYTTAPLSIDHEAGFPSASLSFNIKPGIPVSTAQDAVLEAVRSLGMPASIRGEFGGNLALFKKAGQAMPFLLIGALAAIYIVLGVLYESLIQPLTILSTLPSAGLGALIALLLAGVDLSLISIIGIVLLMGIVKKNGIMLVDFALEQQRDAGLDAASAIREACAERFRPILMTTLAALLGAVPLAFSFGTGAELRQPLGISIIGGLIASQILTLYTTPIIYLALEKLARRGKPRPAIDPS
- a CDS encoding glycoside hydrolase family 15 protein, producing MTPDDLPMAIEDYGLIGDCRTAALVSRHGSIDWLCWPRFDGAACFAALLGQARHGRWAIAPEVLGKAPEKVSVTRRYRDDTLVLETVFTTDTGEVALIDFMPVHPDPDDDGSSLIRIVEGRKGSVEMQMHLVLRFDYGISVPWVMHLDDEEGITAIAGPAMTVLRTPVEIEGENLSSIARFTVTEGRKIPFVLSYGPSHLPPPVRLDAEEELRHTEAWWHEWSSQCTYEGPWRDVMQRSLITLKALTYAPTGGIVAAATTSLPEEIGGSRNWDYRYCWLRDSTLTLFALMHGGHRQEAQEWRDWLHRSIAGKAEQIQIMYGLAGERRLDEWSVPWLPGYENSSPVRIGNGAAGQLQLDVYGEVIDTLYQARERGLKVPASSWSLEKALVKYLETIWQEPDEGLWEVRGGRQHFTFSKAMVWLAFDRMVLNAEHFGLEGPVDHWRALRDEVHETVCREGFNKEMNSFVQYFGGDTLDASLLVLPLIGFLPATDPRMVGTVAAIERTLLKDGFVYRYRTEEGTDGLPGDEGAFLVCTFWLADNYVLQGRHDEAAGMLERLLAIQSDLGLFAEEYDPHRKRQVGNFPQAFSHVGLIATILNIADGGPAYQRKERS